The following proteins are co-located in the Podarcis raffonei isolate rPodRaf1 chromosome 5, rPodRaf1.pri, whole genome shotgun sequence genome:
- the LOC128413342 gene encoding receptor-transporting protein 2-like: MKRLTMDFWRRVFKKQMNEVKPNDIWRLTMDRRIEFHSVEPGWTEAFQEHAHGRFTCSGCWHSWSSYQVLILFHIQWDSFERRGHVKMKRFGQRCHECSLDTYEEPQFSEDDVADILKDLILDIREKCYGEQVDRSQLSKVVCHEGGPHKREFCEGCQLGIHKGQQGRSKQAEHHGKPQSTGYPATIIQIETSSPSFPRSSAPSFTGSSAPSFPWSSVPSFPRPSAPSITGSSAPSFPRPSAPSFTGSLPPSSTGSLAPSSTGSSAPTQGCNYCLWAVILIIAVFIISIIIFIAYMLSFIT, translated from the exons ATGAAAAGGCTCACAATGGATTTTTGGAGACGGGTTTTTAAGAAGCAGATGAATGAGGTGAAGCCAAATGATATCTGGAGGCTGACAATGGATCGCAGGATTGAATTTCACAGCGTGGAACCCGGGTGGACGGAAGCATTTCAGGAGCATGCTCATGgaag aTTTACCTGTTCCGGATGCTGGCACAGCTGGTCCTCATACCAAGTTCTTATCTTGTTCCACATTCAATGGGACAGTTTTGAGAGGCGAGGACACGTCAAGATGAAGCGCTTTGGTCAACGGTGCCACGAATGTTCTCTGGACACGTACGAAGAGCCACAGTTCTCTGAGGACGACGTTGCTGACATCTTGAAAGACTTGATTCTTGACATAAGGGAGAAGTGCTATGGGGAGCAGGTGGACCGCAGTCAGCTCTCTAAGGTGGTCTGTCACGAGGGTGGTCCGCATAAGCGCGAGTTTTGTGAAGGGTGCCAGCTGGGAATCCACAAAGGACAACAAGGACGGTCGAAGCAAGCAGAGCACCATGGGAAACCCCAAAGCACAGGGTATCCGGCGACCATTATACAGATAGAAACATCAAGTCCATCATTCCCGAGGTCCTCAGCCCCATCATTCACAGGGTCTTCAGCCCCATCCTTTCCCTGGTCCTCAGTCCCATCATTCCCAAGGCCCTCAGCCCCATCAATCACAGGGTCCTCAGCCCCATCATTCCCACGGCCCTCAGCCCCATCATTCACTGGGTCTTTACCCCCATCATCCACAGGGTCCTTGGCCCCATCATCCACAGGGTCCTCAGCCCCAACACAGGGTTGCAATTACTGTCTTTGGGCTGTAATTCTAATTATAGCAGTATTTATAATTTCAATTATAATTTTCATTGCCTATATGCTTTCTTTCATTACCTAA
- the PDCD1 gene encoding programmed cell death protein 1, whose amino-acid sequence MTSTFRPSQLDKPMGATARFTCRLSETVQHYSLNWYKLGDDKQPKLLDLGKSKYSRTMLNATTFEIKISDLELNDSGTYFCGLICPSLKLTESNRANLTVTEKELEPELPSEETKPGLPSEEREDHGEILLAVIGVGLFLVLPVLCYYLFNLIQRKKEEEKLQDENAPLEEGPPAVSVFTVDYGVLEFRAADNAQRAPQERFASDQTEYATIIFPPEKPVAAKGGKKTKKPKNCPSRAEPH is encoded by the exons atgacgt CAACCTTTCGTCCATCGCAGTTAGATAAACCGATGGGAGCGACGGCCAGGTTCACCTGTCGCTTGTCGGAGACCGTTCAACATTATTCCCTTAACTGGTACAAATTGGGTGACGACAAGCAGCCGAAATTACTGGACCTTGGAAAAAGCAAGTATAGCCGCACCATGCTGAACGCGACGACCTTTGAAATTAAAATCTCGGACTTAGAGTTGAACGATAGCGGGACCTACTTCTGTGGCCTCATCTGTCCCTCGTTGAAGTTGACAGAAAGCAACAGGGCGAACCTCACAGTAACAG AGAAAGAACTTGAGCCTGAACTACCGTCAGAGGAGACAAAGCCTGGACTGCCGTCAGAGGAGAGGGAGGATCACGGAGAGATCCTCCTTGCTGTCATCGGAGTTGGGCTGTTTCTGGTGCTCCCAGTTTTGTGTTACTACCTCTTTAACCTCATCCAGAGAAAGAAAG aggaagaaaaactgcagGATGAAAATGCTCCCTTG GAAGAAGGCCCTCCTGCCGTGAGTGTTTTCACCGTGGATTATGGGGTGCTGGAATTCCGGGCAGCGGACAACGCTCAGAGAGCGCCCCAAGAGCGCTTCGCTTCCGACCAGACCGAATATGCCACCATCATCTTCCCCCCGGAAAAGCCGGTCGCTGCCAAAGGAGGCAAAAAGACTAAGAAACCGAAGAACTGCCCCAGCAGAGCGGAGCCGCACTGA
- the LOC128413483 gene encoding receptor-transporting protein 2-like — translation MNMDFWRVVFKEQIEAVKPRDFWRLTMDRSLDFHNVASPWRKSLQEHAHGSFTCSRCYHSWSSHQVVILFHMHLEQYGNQGSVRMRTFRQRCYQCSSDKYEEPQFSEEDVADIVECLILSIRKKCYSEHLDDSRLFEVVHENRGPHKHEHCEACHLGIHNAHYRRSRGSGHHREPPKPAYLSPSLQESKASSTTYSSLATLEYEAFANHADPSFCRECCSCFIALVIVIVVFIVCWNKN, via the exons ATGAACATGGACTTTTGGAGAGTGGTTTTCAAGGAGCAAATTGAAGCAGTGAAACCGAGAGATTTCTGGAGACTAACAATGGATCGGAGCCTTGACTTCCATAATGTGGCATCTCCATGGAGGAAATCGCTGCAGGAACACGCTCACGGAAG CTTTACATGTTCACGATGCTACCACAGCTGGTCCTCACATCAAGTTGTCATCTTGTTCCATATGCACCTGGAGCAATACGGGAATCAAGGGTCGGTCAGGATGAGGACCTTCAGGCAGCGATGCTACCAGTGCTCTTCAGACAAGTACGAAGAGCCACAGTTCAGCGAGGAGGATGTTGCCGATATCGTGGAGTGCTTGATCCTCAGCATCAGAAAGAAATGCTACAGTGAACACTTAGATGACAGCAGACTCTTTGAGGTGGTACATGAGAACAGGGGCCCTCATAAGCATGAGCATTGTGAAGCTTGTCACCTGGGAATACACAATGCACATTATAGGCGGTCTAGAGGTTCTGGTCATCATAGGGAGCCCCCAAAACCAGCATATCTCTCGCCCAGTCTGCAGGAGAGCAAGGCAAGCTCAACCACTTACAGCTCCTTGGCAACACTAGAATATGAAGCATTTGCAAACCACGCTGACCCCAGTTTTTGCCGGGAATGTTGCTCTTGTTTCATTGCTCTTGTGATTGTGATTGTTGTATTCATTGTCTGCTGGAATAAGAATTAA